The nucleotide sequence TCGGAGGCAAATAAGCATGAGTGACATGCAACAACATGCACTACACTATTATCGCCAGCAGCAATTGCCGTCCGGCTGGGCGGATCTGTTCGGCGTTATCGTCAACGGGATGATGGATAACGCCGGCGAGCAGGAAGGGCTGGCGTTTTTGCGTCACATGGGCGGGCAACTGGCAGAACGCTACCCGCTGCCGGCGGCGGTCACCGTGGTGGATCTGGAACGGGAGATCAATCGGGTGCTGTCGCTGTTCCACTGGGGATGCGTGGACCTGCGCCCGTATGAAAATCGGCTGGAGATTTATCATCTGGCGCTGCCCGTTTCCGTGAACACGTCGGGCAGCGTCAGGTGGCGCATGGCGATGGCGGCGGTGTTGCAGGGGCTCTACGGCCGCTGGCTGCGCGAGCAGGGCGGCGCCGAGTTTGTGCCGCTGTCCTGCGAAGAAACCGACAGCGAGTCGACCCTGCTGTTCCGTTACCAGCACTGAACCGGAGACATAATGGTAAAGCCAATGTGGCGTTGTTGGGCGTTGATGCTGATGGTGATGTTCAGTGCGTCGGCTACGGCGGCAAGCGGTTGGGAAACCTATAAAAGCCGCTTCATGACCACGGACGGGCGCATTCAAGATACCGGCAATAAGAATGTCAGCCATACCGAAGGGCAGGGGTTCGCCATGTTGATGGCGGTGCATTACGGTGACCGTATCGCGTTCGACAGCCTGTGGAACTGGACGCAAAGCCACTTGCAGAACACGGCCAGCGGCCTGTTCTACTGGCGTTACGATCCGTCGGCGGCCAATCCGGTGGTGGATAAGAACAATGCCTCGGATGGCGACGTGCTGATTGCCTGGGCGTTGTTAAAAGCGGGCAATAAGTGGCAGGACAACCGTTACCTGCAAGCGTCGGACAGCATCCAGAAAGCGGTCATCGCCAATAATATCATTCAGTTTGCGGGCCGTACCGTGATGTTGCCCGGCGCCTATGGTTTCAACAAGAACAGCTATGTTGTCCTTAACCCGTCCTATTTTCTGTTCCCGGCCTGGCGCGACTTTGCTAACCGCAGCCATCTTCAGGTGTGGCGGCAACTGATTGACGACAGCTTGTCGCTGGTTGGGGAAATGCGTTTCGGTCAGGTCGGGTTGCCGACGGACTGGGTGGCGCTGAACGCGGATGGATCGATGGCGCCGGCGGCAGCCTGGCCGTCGCGTTTCAGTTACGACGCCATTCGTATTCCACTGTACTTGTACTGGTATGACGCCAAAACCACGGCGCTGGTGCCGTTCCAGCTGTACTGGCGTAATTACCCTCGCCTGACGACACCGGCCTGGATTGATGTGCTGAGCGGCAACACCGCGACTTACCCTATGCAGGGCGGTTTACTGGCGGTGCGCGATTTGACGATGGGCAACCTCGACGGGCTCAGCGATCAACCCGGCGCAGCGGAAGATTACTACTCGTCCAGCCTACGTCTGCTGGTGATGCTGGCGCGGAGTAAATAACCGAATTCTTGCGATACACATGGCGAGGACGGTCTCCTTGCCATTTCCCCCACTTTTACCCCTCTGCATATAGCGTTTTTCACGCTTTGTTAACCTGGTTGTTACTCGTGATCCCATTCACAAAAAATTCTTATGAATCAGCGCAAGATAGTGTGGTGGCGCGGTTTGCCGCGAGGTTGAGACGGCGTTAGCCATGCGTGATGTTATCGATAAATTAATGCAATGTTTTTGGGAGAAATCTGTTGAAGCGATTCAGCTCTTGTTTTTAACCGGATATTCACAAACTAAAGTTATAAAAGTATTCAGCCTGTTATCAGGGTGTTATTTTCCGGCGCAAGCACAGGCGGCAACTTTTCGTTCTTTGTCCCCCGTGTGTTTTCCCATCAAAGGACGTCACACTATGAAAAAATCAATATTCAAAAGTCTCTACTTTCAGGTGCTTGTAGCTATTACCATCGGGATATCGCTGGGTCACTTCTACCCAGGACTGGGGCAGCAGATGCAGCCTCTGGGCGACGGATTCGTGAAATTAATCAAAATGGTGATCGCACCGGTGATCTTTTGTACCGTCGTCACCGGGATCGCCGGGATGGAGAGCATGAAAGCCGTCGGGCGTACCGGTGCTATCGCGCTGCTCTATTTTGAGGTAGTCAGTACGCTGGCGTTGATTATCGGCTTGGTGGTGGTGAACGTGTTGCAGCCCGGCGCGGGCATGAACGTGGATCCGGCGTCGCTGAACGTGGCCGCGGTGGCGAATTACGCCACTGAAGCAGGCAAGCAGGGCGTGGTGCCGTTCCTGATGGACGTGATCCCTTCTAGTGTGATTGGCGCTTTTGCCAGCGGCAATATCCTGCAGGTGTTGCTGTTTGCGGTGATGTTCGGTTTCGCCCTGCATCGTCTGGGTGAAAAAGGCGTGCTGATTTTCGACGTGATCGAAAGCTTCTCGAATGTCATTTTCGGCATCATCAACATGATCATGCGTTTGGCGCCGATAGGGGCATTCGGCGCGATGGCTTTCACCATCGGTAAGTATGGCGTGGGCACGCTGGTGCAGTTGGGGCAGTTGATTATCTGCTTCTACATCACCTGTATTCTGTTTGTGGTGCTGGTGCTGGGGTCTATCGCCAGAGCCACCGGTTTCAGCATCTTCAAGTTCATTCGCTACATTCGTGAAGAACTGCTGATCGTACTGGGGACCTCGTCTTCCGAGTCCGCGTTGCCGCGTATGCTGGAGAAGATGGAAAAACTGGGTTGTAAAAAATCGGTGGTGGGTCTGGTGATCCCGACCGGTTACTCTTTCAACCTGGACGGCACCTCGATTTACCTG is from Dickeya dianthicola NCPPB 453 and encodes:
- a CDS encoding dicarboxylate/amino acid:cation symporter, translated to MKKSIFKSLYFQVLVAITIGISLGHFYPGLGQQMQPLGDGFVKLIKMVIAPVIFCTVVTGIAGMESMKAVGRTGAIALLYFEVVSTLALIIGLVVVNVLQPGAGMNVDPASLNVAAVANYATEAGKQGVVPFLMDVIPSSVIGAFASGNILQVLLFAVMFGFALHRLGEKGVLIFDVIESFSNVIFGIINMIMRLAPIGAFGAMAFTIGKYGVGTLVQLGQLIICFYITCILFVVLVLGSIARATGFSIFKFIRYIREELLIVLGTSSSESALPRMLEKMEKLGCKKSVVGLVIPTGYSFNLDGTSIYLTMAAVFIAQATNSHMDIWHQITLLVVLLLSSKGAAGVTGSGFIVLAATISAVGHLPLAGLALILGIDRFMSEARALTNLVGNGVATVVVAKWCKQLDSKQMDNVLSGRDNGPATESRPS
- the bcsD gene encoding cellulose biosynthesis protein BcsD — encoded protein: MSDMQQHALHYYRQQQLPSGWADLFGVIVNGMMDNAGEQEGLAFLRHMGGQLAERYPLPAAVTVVDLEREINRVLSLFHWGCVDLRPYENRLEIYHLALPVSVNTSGSVRWRMAMAAVLQGLYGRWLREQGGAEFVPLSCEETDSESTLLFRYQH
- a CDS encoding glycosyl hydrolase family 8; this translates as MVKPMWRCWALMLMVMFSASATAASGWETYKSRFMTTDGRIQDTGNKNVSHTEGQGFAMLMAVHYGDRIAFDSLWNWTQSHLQNTASGLFYWRYDPSAANPVVDKNNASDGDVLIAWALLKAGNKWQDNRYLQASDSIQKAVIANNIIQFAGRTVMLPGAYGFNKNSYVVLNPSYFLFPAWRDFANRSHLQVWRQLIDDSLSLVGEMRFGQVGLPTDWVALNADGSMAPAAAWPSRFSYDAIRIPLYLYWYDAKTTALVPFQLYWRNYPRLTTPAWIDVLSGNTATYPMQGGLLAVRDLTMGNLDGLSDQPGAAEDYYSSSLRLLVMLARSK